Sequence from the Chanodichthys erythropterus isolate Z2021 chromosome 12, ASM2448905v1, whole genome shotgun sequence genome:
CTTCAGGTTTTTTATTCATCACTCAGGAAACAGTGTCTGAATTACTAATCAATTTAAAGTGCATTGCTACAAAAGTAACATTAATACTTGCATTACATCTTAATTACATCTGTTAATTCTTTACAATATTAGTATTATCTGTTATGTAAACtataatgattaatttaaaactaGCACAATCAAGAGATGCAGAAGTCGGCTCAAAATAGGGGCACAATACTGTGTTAATATGTGGGAAATTTCCAttataattttcagttttttgtACCTGTATTTTGAATTACACATTATGTTGTTTTAGGATTAAAGGAAATGTCCTGACAGAATATTATCAGtacctttttccatttttacaGTTTGCAGAGATATGCATACAGACTGACATATGCATACAAATGTCAATGGATAACCATAATGCAACAAATGACAAGATAGAATAAAAGTCTCAATTTGAACACAATTACTTGTATTATTTCCTCCAAGGCTTGCTAAAGTCTTGCTAAGGCTATCATTCCCTCTGCACTCTTCTCATTGCAATCTTTTGACAAAAGTTGTTTTGCATTAATGGTTCAAACCAAACAAGACATAATATTGCAACTTATTCTACACATGTCCATGACTCTTCTGCTGAAATATTTCACTTCTAACCCATATTGGCCTTGTGCTTGCTTATTTTTGTAGACAGTACATTTGTCTGGTAAATGACAAGCATCTGAAAGgctacacactcacacacactagACAATAAAACCACTAGATCTTGATACTGATACAGTTGTGATCTCTCACCTTCTCTTGGCACTGCCAGCCAACGTTGCTGCAGCTCAGAGTCTGAATGGCTTCGTCATCCGACCATAAAAACACCACAACTAATTTGAGATGGATAGGAATTCAGTTCATCAAATTGCTTGATAAATTTGCAAAATAATTACATTCATTATTTGTAATTTCTTAAACATTTGGGTGTTGCCATCAAATTCACTGCATTAGACATACTCTCAAGACTCAAGACTCCATTTCATGAAAGGCTCAGAAGTTTTTTTCCTATTAACTTCACCTTTAGCACAATATATATTTGTCAGCTACTGTATATCACTTTGTATCGCTTGCATTTTCACTACCCCACCTATTTCTCTCACATCACATTCTCAGTTATTCATCGGTCTTTATCACACATTAAAACCACTTGAAACAAATGCAGCCTCATGATAAAATGCTTGTAGAACGTAAAAGCATTATGATGCATGAAGCATTAGTCCTACTGATTTCATTAATCAGGCAAAAAATCAACTGGTCATTTTGATTGCAAAAGttatttattatcatttaaagttattgtttttatttatttttttgttgatgcAGAGAAAATAATTTTCATAAGATGATACTCCTATGATGAAACTGCTCCATCTACTGCAGGTCTTTTTCCTAGACGGCATTTAGTTTGAAGGCACAGAAGTAGTTTTTCCCGTCCTTACAATGAGCGTCATTCCACTCGTCATTCTCTGAAAATGTGAGGTACAGTGAAATGAAGAGATTATTGTACATTCAACATTGTCTTACCAAAAGAACACTCaaatatatgttatgttataaacataaataaataataataaaaaaaacaatacatgtTAACTGATCGTTAACTCTTAAATTTGTCCTTTTTTCTGTAGGGATTCTGTCTGAATTAACCATCTCGCTTTCTAATTAAAAGTACCTTGAATTCAGACTCATTTGACGTCCAGGAAGAGAAAAGAGCTTGTTTACAAACTCACAGCCTCAGTATCACTATAATAAATCTTTCagctaaacatttatttaaaactgaatgtaacccattcgtttttttttttttcaccagttCCCTTTGTCCATACTTTTCCAGTACATCTCCACACATTCCTCCTTAGTGGTGTTGTAGTTGGGCTCACCAGAGACCCATTTTTCATAATCCCAGTAGGAACCATCAATCCATCGAAATTTAACAGTCTGAAAGAGTGAGAAagagattttaaaaaagaagaaagaggaTGAAAGACAGAAAAGGTGAAACTATAGTGAATGCATGtcattgaaaaacaaaacaaaaacaactcaattCTCTTCTCTTCCTGCATTAGTGAACCTCTTCACACTTCTGTCTTTTTTACCTGAAATAGTCGATAGCCTCCAAGCCAGACACGCGTGTCGTTTGAGTTCATATTTTTCACAATGCAAAATAAGCGCTTATTATCGTTTTTATTATGCACTGACACCAGGTGTCCACCAGGGACAATTTTCATACAGCTGAACTGGATATAAAACAGGAAGAACATTTAATAACTGCATTTTGTAATGGTGGTGAAAATAATTTGGAGAATAACAGAATTGAAATTTCTTAAATCTGTAATgaccttaaaaataataataaaaaatggtaGTGCCAAAACCTACCTCCGCATCAGTGAAGTTGGCAGAGGTGTTGAAGTATTTGACACAGTAGTGGCCCACTTTGAACCaatcagtgaagccatccacatCACATGCTTTAGGCATATTGCAGCGCTTAGTGACATCTGTACGGCCAACAGCAAACCCTAAATGACAGAATCACACCCATAACTATTATTTAAGTGTTTTAAACATGATATATGTGTAGTTTTTCTTGTCCATTTGAAAGTTAAACTTGGAATCTGTCACGCTGTTAATATAATATTGTCGATGTTATCTCAGTAAGCAGAACAAATGCTCCATATGCACATATTTTGGACAATTATAATGGTCAGGTGTATTCTGTCGACAATATCTGCCTTAAGTTCAGTTAATTATTATCAAGGTACATTAAGAAATGGTGCTTAAGTAATGAGTATAATATTGAAATTTCTGAAATATAATGAATTGTCAAGTAAATTACCTCTCTCCATTCTTAAGGAGTTGCCACTCCCAAAAAGAAGAGTGATCAACAGAACGTTAATAGATCCTGATTTCCactgtgaaagaaaaaaaaaaacagaatcagtgaaatatgattattaacctcagctttttttttaacaacccACTCCTATTATACCCCTATATATTACATAGATTGGATGCCACTGTCGccttttggcttgcttagttggggacacttaatactcagcaatattattgatttgaccGCATTGACActatgagaactgaactgaactgagctggatgttGACATCTTTTTAgggctgctttacagcagaattgaattctgtttgcatcattgaatcattattttcctgtttatcgctgtaaagcactatataaataaaggtgacttgaatTGGATACAAGAAGTGTTCATTCAAGAAGAGCACTTACCATTGCAGTTCTTCCACTTTCGTCTTCAATCTGTCCTCAGTAAAGAGTCCTCTTTGATCTGTCTCACCTTATTTTATAccatttcatttcttttcacaaCTCCTCCTCTCCTCTTATCAAACCTTATCTTCAGGGTCTAGGTGTCTTCAGCACACAGGAAACTGCTTCACATCCAGGACCTGAAACACTTATCATTTATAGTGTATTGTACAAAAGCagcattaatatttaaaatatctactAATTATCTATACTATTATCTATAATGAATGCaacatgttatttcaaaatgaaaacaatgattTAAGGCAAATAGAAACTGTTTCAAGTCAGTTTATCACGAAGCAATGACATTTGAATGAAaaacctgatacaatggtgttCAATCAAAAGGAATGGtttaaacagacaaaaaaaaaaaaaaaaatacattttggtcacAATTTAGATTACGGTCCAATTTCTCACTATtaaataactattaactatgacttttgcctcaataaactcctaattactgcttattaatagatagtaaggtagttgttaagttacTGGGTATAGTCATGCAGAACAAGGCATTGATATGTggtttataattaataaacaggctatatcctagtaatatgcacacTAATAAGCTACTAGTTAATAGTGTGATTTAGACTCTAAATGGAAGTGTtgcctcatttttttaaaacatccaATTTTTAACGGAACGAAACAACGAATGAGAAGATTGCTGGAGAACTGTGTCCCAATTGGCAAATTATTATTTaccctttttcttttctttcttttttttttcttgtgaaaatAAAGTGACTTTCTTCTTGGCAGTGTAAAATTATGCAACTGTTAAATATCCTGTTAGAGTTCCAGTGAAACGCTCGTGGTGCACACTTACCTTTCAAAAGAGAATGCTACGGGGATATAAAATGTTACTAAAACTGTGAAATTGTGATGGGAAAAGTTggactgtatttttttttttttttttacatggttAATTGCTCAGAAAGAGGCATCTGGTGAATAACAAGCATCTGAATGTCTACTACTTTACCATGCTAGACAATAAAACCATTAGATATTGTGGTTATGGAGACAATTGTGATCTCTCAGTTTCAAACTCCACTTGATGCTGCCAGCCAAAGTTGCTGCAGCTCACAGTCTGAATGCTTCATAGAGTTGgccacattttgcatttttactaATCATATAGCTTCACAAATCTGTTTTCttgtcattatggggtattACCCTGCTGAAAAATAAACCAGCATGAATCCCATGTCCACCAGCTTTTCCGCTTCCAATGCTGGTTCCAGCATGCAAAACAGCTTATACTGGTGACCAGCGAGGCTGGATTTGTTCAGCAGGGTAAGTGCAAATTTATGCGTAAATTTTAGCAATAGGCGCCAACataacaaaatgttaaaaaagaaaatggtctgaataaattttgaaTGCACTGTACGAGAGTCATTTAAGCAATCCGATCGCTTATGATGTACTGTATAAATTGTAAATAGGCCCTAAGAGACATTTAGTGTAACTAAAGTAACTAAATTCACTGCATCCCAATGACTTAAGACTCCAATTTCatgaaagacagaaagaaaattatgtaaataaatgttacaTTGTCATTTTTCACTTTATGCCAGTAACTCTGTATCTGTTTAATTTTCACAACCCCCTCCTACTTCTCTCACATTTTTTCCCTCACTTGTTAATCACACAGTTCGTTTTCATCACACATGAAACACCATTTAAAACCAAATGCAGCTTCATGATAACAAATATTTGCTTTTATTATACAGCATTCGCTGCGAAAAGAATTAGTTCATCTAATTTCTCATTCACTATTacacagccaaaaaaaaaagccaaaaaaaaaaaaaagccagaaaTAGTATGTTCATTATCAACTGTCTTGTTTATGTCCCATTTTAGATGCTTAAATGTAGAATAATGTATTTCGTGAAGCAAAGTTAAAGTTAAAAGAGAAAGTAAGATTCTTGGACCATGTTGTTGGTCTACAGGatgttaaaaatacagaaatgtctTGCAGAAAAGGCTGCTAAAGTAAGAGCACTTTGGCCTGTTGGTATGACGGATGCTTCGTCTACTGTGCACAGATGTCACAGTCAGTGGATGCTCTTactcaaaaaggacataaaCTCAAACAAAAACCAACAGAGAGATGCCCGTCCAACCATGATAGCCAGTTTTGTGTTATTGTCTGATCCACTTGACAAGGGCCTTAAATGAAAGCGTTCTTGAAACACCAAATTATGCTCCTTggacacatcttcattctttttttctagGCATATTTGTGGTGTGTTTGGTTATATGATTTGCcattgcaaaaatattttttttacgatCTTTAATATTACTTAAATTTATTGGGcctcattttaacattttaagacTTCTGGTTCCATCGcccaaaagtctatgggttttttgaatgggtttttgctaaatcagaaataaggtctgtggttaacaaagcctctaaatactttcacgttttgatctatgacatgaaacacaccagttataacccacttgtgattttttaaacctttactgtgtcttaaaaatggcggttgctaacaaagtgCTAAAaaggactacttcctttggcggggactttagacgtcattatgataaacaggacatttggacagcatttctcatgaaaaagtggataagtattcatacacagcacagatcataatcagcgagcatgtttttaaatacatttttttaaatcaagtttgaggaagcttggtggtggtgaagTTGATCCGCAaacatggtgtgctgtagtccgtttatagcctactgttagctttttatatctgacgactttatttaggcttcaaaatctataaatgttgtgttaacttgtaaagattatcttgatagacaaaacttgtaagtgtcataaccctttgttaaacacagagcttattttttgcgattttccaaaagtctatgtgAAAAATGCATAGGTTTTCGAttgagggaacccgtgcgccgctaacttccgggttggctcTGAATTCTCTATTACGTGTCCAGAACACTGTGGAATCTTCTGGACTCCCAAATATTCAATTAACATGTCCACACTCCCGCAGAATCAGTTAGTACCGtttactgcagaacaactcattatgtcagtgtgaaataaacagttacggaaatgtagaaattaaagttccAATCTTCCCCCAAAATCCTGAAATAAGTCCGTTGGTGCCTCAGTGACTACTTCTCTCAGAGAAGCTGCCAATCTCAGTTGTCAATCATGAAGTCACATCCCCGGTGTGTTCAAGTCACGTCGGAAAGATCGTATTCACGAGCTGAACGCACATGAAcgccaccacaatgtcgtaaatacGAGTGGGAAGTTCAGGATTTTCTTTAAGCCccgatctgtacgagttgggggcgtgtcagtgCGAAACATGGAGGAATACCACAATATTATAGGTATTTAGCAGCGACTTTGTCCAGCTTTTATATTTACAGTGAAGTAAGCTGATTGCCTGCACAAAATATGGTAGcattataatataacaatatcCTCCTGGGACACAGGAATAGAAttttgtcctctgtagtggacattatatttttctctgacatcatacatgtcacagttttaagCCTGGATGTCCGgtaaagagcacattcagggctttgCAGAGATATCAAGGTTTCACCATGACAACAACAACTTCTTGGTCTTTAAAtatgactgaaaatgaaaattagcactcttatggaaatatgataatattttgtaattatcatttaaatctgattaattttcaaattgtttgttataaatcaacatctcaggaaaatattatggggtttcaaatcaaaatgtGACTTTCTGTTACGAAACAGGACATTGATTTCATGCATGACCTCTGTAGAGGACACCGggacttaaatcatgtttatcaggcattttagGAGATACAACAAGTGAAGAgcgaaataaattatatataggctacattttcctattaattattagatattattatgaaaatgttgccaattattagccccattattacacttcttttttcattatatgttgctccaagaacacattaatatgcaaattagatacagtgtaTAGATACATTGTATTGAATGGGAAAATCCATGTATGGCCATTTTACCCTcatattgcataaagtaaaatggtatatcaattaattccattatatctttcataacatagttgagaatcatctttatacaaagtttggttaaaaacaatcctgaagcctaaaaattgattggtgattaaaaacaaaatcccATTGTTTTAGCCTATACATATGTCATTTTATgccatgttattttttaaacaacttagaCCTGGGGCTGGTTGCTTAAACCACTAAGTCTAGTCTTACAAGTtagtcatctttttttttttctttaaaactgtTTGTAACTTTTTAAAGTCAGTTGCATAAAAATGTAGATTGACCTAATTTGATACCAAAAATAAGAATGACTGACCCTTGACTAAGTGGGTCATACTAGATCTTAACCCTCAGCACAGCGTTGCCCTCAGGCAACAGAAAGTTTTCTTAAGCCCTATGTTTAgtaaatttttctttaaatgattacaaCCAATTAGAAAGGTTGAGAAAGTACCAAATAACAGTCCAGTAAGGTGTTGGAGTCCATATCAAGCACCATTAAGAGGTGGGACGTCCTGTTCTGACACATGGTCACAGGAGCACATGGTGTGAGAAGAAGGCAagattatttgctttagtaatcttatttaaaacGACATTAACTGTACATAAaatatgtgtgcgtgtgtgaaggtgtagagaagccttttgtcaggttttatgaagtgttttttattttgcatgttctTTTCGTTGCCTCACGGCAACGTTGTGCGATAAGGGGTACTTTTCGAGCAGGTTTTAGACAGTACCTCTCATTAGCCACAATGTATTATAAGAAGGGAGGATGCAGGGTTGCTGGGTGTGCAAaaagtgatgtgcaaaaattgtgcaaaaaaagtgaagtgctttttgaagtttcgtaCGGAGTGAAATCTTATCACATGAAGTACATTATATAGCATAGCACGCTACACGATACAGACCTGTGCATGTATCAAATTCAATAGATCAAtgtctttcaagtgtttttccctttttactttgatttcttgattttttttttttttttttaatttgattttgatgataattTTCTCTATGACTCTGTACCATTGTCACACAGGGCaacgaaaaaatattttggggggaaatgttgtttttgtttttttttaatcgataaaatgttcccaaatgaaccaaaaaactttttttttttttcatgtgccatCAACATGTGTGCAGTAGAGGGTTAAGACACTGACTTAACATAATGgctatgtttatgcaactggcccctgatgtccactacagaggacatagcataacatatgaataaaataaaatttttcaaaaatgttatttttttagttgtttcttatgctctaaaccaggggtcggcaacccaaaatgttcaaagagccatattggaccaaaaaacaaaaaacaaatctgtctggaGCCGCAAAGAATTAAAAGCCTTATATGAAGGAAACACAGGCTGTATGTGTATATTAGCTATATTAGCCtactatcaaaatgactcagTAGGCTACAAATACATAATGAGGTAATCCCGAGGTaagttatatatttaaaatctgctgaaagctacagaaaaaaagaagcaaatggatcggtgcaattcacagaaacagctggacttccagcagagaaacgtggatttgcagttatcatcttctgtcaaattgttggattttgaggtaaaattattccatttatattgtattgttatatattatgttgacaaatcatctattaaatattttccatcttatattctgcatatatatatatatatatatatatatatatatatatatatatatatatatatatatatatatatattttttttttttttttttttttttttgaatataacaacgagacacaaacctttacattcaatccCGTTTGTGGTAAGGGGGTTCGGGGGCATGCTTCCCCgagaaaattttgatttccttggtgtacatatatgcattttaatacgttttaaggccaacaaattggataacaatagcttaaccatgtcaacaaatacatacatgcatgcagagttttgaggcagctttaatcgcatgtttggtaatttcatgacttcatTTACAACAGAATAACGACGGTGCATGCCTGTAGTTTCTTCTGCGCTTTAGTGAAGttataataaagtaaaatgcagcgcgcgccggcgcatttgctcGAGCAATTCTTGGGTTCACGCTTCGAGCACAGTAGGCTATACGGCTGATTGGAGTTTTACTGACATAGCCTGataacatctcatctgaccgcagttcactgttgaaGCTCCCttttccgcgctcgtttgacttgcgcctggcgctgaggcgaaggtggaatgcgcgtctgaaaagtgtcctgTTTGTTatggtcgtaaagagacagttctatataaacgcagcgttttgcttggcaatgttttaaaaaatatttttatttttggtattttttatgctctgttggtggtttgtggagtagcatcacctgAGGGGGATTAGACAAATGCTGAATTAGAGACGGTAAAAGTGAGTGGAGTGGGTGGGTCTTCTTCCACCCACATACAATGGTTCCGACGCCCAtgattcacaggcagatttgctttatgtatttcccccaGGTAAATGACCCCCGTGAAGTTGGCACCCAATAAAGCGAAATAATCCCCAAAACTATGTCATTCGTTTGTGCTACGTTTGTGCTGATTTGTGCCGCAAAAACgaacgtttgtgctggtttggtgtttgagatattaagcattattttttggtcgtgtgacgtcattctccaccccatgtCGTTCAAATCGCTTCAAACCTGTGccattcgtttgtgctcgatttgtgctggtttgtgccgttaaaacaaacactgtaactgttttccttccacagatataacaaatttaattcgggagctgtgacgtcattctccaccccatgtCGTTCAAATCGCTTCAAACCTGTGCCATTCGTTTGTGCtggatttgtgctggtttgtgccgttaaaacaaacactgtatctAAGACCTCTTGTTATATCTGCACCGTTATACCTAACTCACTACTTCggacttacgcgccctccagaaacttgcgttctgcaagtgaacggcgccttgtggtgccatcacataggggcacaaaatcactctcacggaccttctccgggactgttcctggctggtggaatgacctaccacgctctatccgagcagctgagtctctagccattttcaaaaaaatgctaaagacgtatctttttcgtcagcacttgactcagtagtagtagcacttaccttgactaatattcttctcctatctattggtgtatttatttattaaaaaataaaaaataaataaaataaaaaaaaaattcgctatgagcactttactgacataactgtgacttcactcagcacttacataatgttgttctcatgttgatttgattgattctactactctcatttgtaagtcgctttggataaaagcgtctgctaaatgactaaaagtaaatgtaaatataacgaaaaaatgttttatgaacagTGTGACTCACCCCCATGCCATCCAAATTGCTCCAACCTGGTAttgttcgtttgtgctcgatttgtgccggtttgtgccgttaaaagaaTCCCTAAATGATGACCttttgacttaaaaaaaaataaaataaaaaaaaaataaaaaacaaataatttccaCCTCATGTCTTCTTAAATCGTTACAAAATGGTGCTGTTCgtttttgctcagtttgtgccgttaaaaaaagcaacaatgAAATCATCTTAAATATAAAGGCCTAAcgaaaaatgtttttacattcaGTTTGCTTAAAACCGGTGCCCCCCAGATGCTCCAAATTCGCTCAAAATCGTTTGTGCCTGTAaaaagtttcgtttgtgctgctttggtttttaaaattttaaaaaacaaacaaacaaacaaaaaaaaaaaaattatataggctatatataggctataggTCATTTTCAGGTCACCCAGCCTTACTTTTAGCCTGCTAACTTTACACTTGTAAAATATTTAGCCAAAAACGAAAAAAGATTGAATAAAAAACATCGGACTCTTTTCTCTCATAAcatgtaaaaacaaacatacaaacaaacaaaaacaagtataacagtttcatatttcaaagaaataCGGAATCATCATAGAAAATAGCCTCCCGGTACACAAATCATCATACACAAATCACAAATCGTAATTTTATTCATGGGTGTGTGATTATTCTTTAATAGCCTGTTTGTTTCGCATGAGTGGCCCTGAAACGCCGTTCAACTCAGCATGTCTTGCATGTCCCATCACGCAGTTCATCTGATGTAGGCTATTGCTCTGCATATTAGTTACCATTTTCTATTTGGttgtttcatatatttcttGCCACTGTAGCTGTCTCATGCAGAGCACAACAACACACTTCTCTTGTCCAcggaggcgccggcgcgatcccttccattgttttctgatatttttttccaatgaaacacaaattatgctattatttataaaaaataaaaataaaaaatcttcttGTAATAGTGAGTGAAACATGTTGTATCATGGAGGTTTTTCTTAGgccttttaataataaaataaatacaaataaataaaaatttcctcaaTGTTGTTTTAGACAAAGCCAAAATTAGTATTTTAGGGGCCGCCCACACATTCGAAACAaattttaaagcataaactaatttaagtttttcccttaaaccaaaaatacaaaaaaactcaactattttttcagtttcttaataaaaaaagttatttgtctttgtttttgttttttttcaagtaaaataattaaaaaaataatgtctttacacacacacacacacacacaccagtgaTGCGCGGGTCAATGTATAAACAACCCGCACCCGACCGACGTTTTCAACTAACCCGCCCGCAACTCggaccgcaaaaaaaaaaagaagaaaatattgTACCCGACCCGCTTCCTGACccgtattttttttaaaagcagtaAATGCTCATTGTAGCGTCATTGGGCCATAGACGTAAGAACCCCCCATCAGCCTCCCTGGCCAATAATATCCGGCCTGTGGAGGAGAGAAATATTTCAGGACCTGACGTGGTGCCCTCAGAGGTGCAGCGGCGAGAGCAGGCAGTTCTTGAGGCGGCCCATCATTTTCCATTTCAGCTGTCAGATGCATATTATTGATGAATGCGATGTTTATGTTTCGACCCTGCTTAAAGAATTAGCCTAATCAGCAGGTCAACTGAGAGAAGGCCCACTTTTGGAAAAGTGTGAAAGCCCTTAGGAGCGCAAACCGTTCTTTTTCTGAATGTTGTAGTGTTATGTAATAAAGgcttgatttattcatttatttcgtTTCATTTTCTTAACAATTAAGATGCTGCATGTGTTTATCCAGTCTAATCGAAGTGCGCGTCTCTTCCCAACAAAAATCCCGCCCCCTCttagaaaatacataaaactgacattacTGAGCTATATGCGTTTAAAAGTAACGTAGCCTATTAAAATTGTACAATTTCATTGCTCAGTTCAACGTGTTGGGAAATCGGGCATTTTGTCCCGcgtcagcatttattcaaaagttaATAACGCTCAACATTCAAAAGGTAAATAAGGATTTCTCACTTGTATTAGTAGGCTTGGCTATTTCGCCACGTGAATGCCCAATTGAAGCTCTCACAATCACAAAATGCAGGGAtagaatatgttaataaagtatttattaacgCATTTTAGACGAACAAAAACAGGTAGGCTAAGCCAAAGACTGAGGCTACAATaaccataaataaatgttcacaaatacccatg
This genomic interval carries:
- the LOC137033026 gene encoding lectin-like — translated: MWKSGSINVLLITLLFGSGNSLRMERGFAVGRTDVTKRCNMPKACDVDGFTDWFKVGHYCVKYFNTSANFTDAEFSCMKIVPGGHLVSVHNKNDNKRLFCIVKNMNSNDTRVWLGGYRLFQTVKFRWIDGSYWDYEKWVSGEPNYNTTKEECVEMYWKKNDEWNDAHCKDGKNYFCAFKLNAV